A region from the Zonotrichia leucophrys gambelii isolate GWCS_2022_RI chromosome Z, RI_Zleu_2.0, whole genome shotgun sequence genome encodes:
- the LOC135459513 gene encoding aquaporin-3-like yields the protein MGRQKDILATIEEHLRIRNKLVRQALAECLGTLILVLFGCGSVAQIILSRGTHGGFLTVNLAFGFAVTLGILIAGQVSGGHLNPAVTFAMCLLAREPWIKLPIYALAQTLGAFLGAGIVFGLYYDAIWAFDSNRLTVTGQNATAGIFATYPSEHLNVVNGFFDQFIGTASLIVCVLAIVDPYNNPVPTGLEAFTVGFVVLVIGTSMGFNSGYAVNPARDFGPRLFTAIAGWGMEVFRVGKPSHWWWVPVVAPFLGAVAGVIVYQLTIGCHDEPSPPASEQETVKLANVKHKERV from the exons ATGGGGAGGCAAAAGGACATTCTTGCTACCATTGAGGAGCACCTGAGGATCAGAAACAAATTAGTGCGGCAAGCGCTGGCTGAGTGCTTGGGGACGCTGATCCTGGTG CTCTTTGGCTGTGGCTCTGTTGCACAGATCATTCTCAGCAGAGGGACCCATGGAGGTTTCCTGACTGTCAACCTGGCCTTCGGCTTCGCTGTGACACTCGGCATTTTGATCGCAGGACAGGTCTCAG GTGGACACCTGAACCCGGCTGTCACCTTTGCCATGTGCCTACTGGCCCGGGAGCCCTGGATCAAGCTGCCAATTTATGCCCTTGCACAAACCCTGGGGGCTTTCCTTGGAGCTGGCATTGTCTTTGGGCTGTACTATG ATGCAATCTGGGCTTTTGACAGTAACAGGCTCACTGTTACAGGACAGAATGCCACTGCTGGTATTTTTGCCACCTACCCATCTGAGCATCTGAATGTTGTGAATGGCTTCTTTGACCAG TTCATTGGCACTGCCTCCCTGATTGTTTGTGTCTTGGCGATTGTTGATCCCTACAACAACCCCGTCCCCACCGGGCTAGAGGCCTTCACAGTTGGTTTTGTTGTCCTTGTTATTGGAACCTCCATGGGCTTCAACTCTGGCTATGCTGTCAACCCTGCCAGGGACTTTGGGCCTCGTCTCTTCACAGCCATTGCTGGCTGGGGCATGGAAGTGTTCCG ggttGGTAAGCCGTCCCACTGGTGGTGGGTTCCAGTTGTGGCTCCTTTCCTTGGGGCAGTTGCGGGAGTGATTGTCTATCAGCTGACAATCGGATGTCATGACGAGCCTTCTCCCCCTGCCTCCGAGCAGGAAACAGTCAAGCTGGCCAACGTGAAGCACAAGGAGAGGGTCTGA